AACAGGAGACAAGACAATCACATATGACAAATGTGTCACTCAAATGTTTTTTACTGATCTTTTTGGTGTAACAGAATTTTTTCTCCTTGCCACCATGTCCTATGATAGgtatgtggccatctgcaaaccccTGCATTATGTGACCATCATGAACAACAGGGTCTGTAGAAGACTCATCGTTTGGTGCTGGACAACTGGCTTCTTGGTCATAATCCCACCGCTCAGCCTGGGCCTAAAGCTGGAATTCTGTGACTCTAATGTTATTGACCATTTTTTCTGTGATGTATCCCCCCTCCTAAAGATATCATGCTCAGAAACATGGCTCATAGAGCAGATGGTCATAGTCTGTGCTGTGTTGACCTTTATTATGACCCTTATATGTGTAGTTCTATCTTACATATACATCATCAAGGCCATTCTACAATTCTCTTCTGCCCaccaaagaaaaaaggcattttctACATGTTCTTCCCACATGATTGTGGTCTCCATCAC
The genomic region above belongs to Prionailurus bengalensis isolate Pbe53 chromosome B4, Fcat_Pben_1.1_paternal_pri, whole genome shotgun sequence and contains:
- the LOC122473100 gene encoding olfactory receptor 6C2-like, coding for MMRNHTVTTFILLGLTDDPQLKTMIFIFLFLTYMLSITGNLIIISLTFIDSHLKNAMYFFLQNFSFLEISFTSACIPRYLYNLSTGDKTITYDKCVTQMFFTDLFGVTEFFLLATMSYDRYVAICKPLHYVTIMNNRVCRRLIVWCWTTGFLVIIPPLSLGLKLEFCDSNVIDHFFCDVSPLLKISCSETWLIEQMVIVCAVLTFIMTLICVVLSYIYIIKAILQFSSAHQRKKAFSTCSSHMIVVSITYGSCIFIYVNPSAKELVASNKGVVVLITSIAPMLNPFIYTLRNKQVKQALKDSIKKIALFSKK